From the genome of Luteibacter rhizovicinus DSM 16549:
GGCTGTAGGCAAGCTCGAGGCGGCGACGATCGTTGCGCAGCATCGGCGCCAGTCGCCGACGGATGCCGCGGTCGTAGAGCTGCATGTCCTTGTCGGGACCAAATTCGGCAAAGACGCGGTCACGCTGGCGCTGGGTCAGCCGGCCCAGGTCGAGCTCGTCGTGGTTGCGCAGGAACATCGCCCATTGCGCGGTGGCCGGCCGCGGCTTGGTCTTCTCGAGCGCACCGGCCAGGGGGCGTACGTCGGCAGCGGCCAGGGCATAGAACAGGTTCTGGTTGACCTGAAAGTTGAACATCATCTGCAGCCGGTCACCATCGTCACCGAAGTACTCCAGGTCATCCTTCGGCAACACGTTCGCTTCGCCCAGGATGATCGCGTCGCCTTGTCGCCACTGCAGCAACTCACGGAACGAGCGCAGCATGTCGAACTGTTCCTTCGGCTTCCTGACATCGGCACCCTTGGTCGAGATGACGAAGGGCACGGCATCCATGCGGAAGCCGGAGACGCCAAGCTGGGTCCAGAAACCCATGATCTTCAGGATCTCGGCCTGCACATACGGATTGGAGGTGTCGAGATCGGGCTGGAAGTCGTAGAAGCGGTGGAAGTACCAGGCCTTGGCTTTCTTCTGGTAATTCCAGGTGCTTTTCTGCACGCCGGGAAACACCATGCCTTCGTTTGCGTTGGCTGGCCGCGTCTTCGACCACACGTACCAGTCGCGGTATTTCGAGGCGGGATCGCGGCAGGCTTCGCGGAACCAGGGGTGCTGGTCCGAGGTATGGTTCACCACCAGGTCGATGAGCACGCGCATGCCACGTTGATGCGCCGCGTGCGTGAACTCGACGAAGTCGCCGAGCGTGCCGTAGCGGGGGTCCACGTTGTAGTAGTCGCTGATGTCGTAGCCGCCATCCTTGCAGGGCGAGGTTTGGAACGGCATGAGCCAGACCGCGGTGACACCCAGGCCCTGCAGATAGTCGAGCCGGCGGCCGAGTCCCTGGAAATCGCCGATGCCGTCGCCGTTGGAGTCCTGGAAACTCCCGACGGACAGGCAGTAGATGATCGCGTTCTTGTACCAGAGGTCGTTGATCATGACGGCAGCCGGTGCGCAAGGGTGGAGCAAGAGCCTACGAGGTAGCGCGTGAAGGCGTTCCCTACACATCCGCCCTGCTTCTGTAACGGGACGCGCACAGGTTCGAAAGGTACGGGCATGACACAACCGCTGTGGTGGCAAGACGGCGTCATCTACCAGATTTACCCCCGCTCCTTCGCTGACGCCAACGGCGACGGCATCGGGGATCTCGAAGGCATCCGCGCCAAGCTCGGCTACCTCGCCGAACTGGGTATCCGCGCGTTGTGGATCTCGCCCGTCTTTCCCTCGCCGATGGCCGATTTCGGCTACGACGTCAGCGACTATCGGGGCATCGACCCCCTGTTCGGTGACATCGAGAGCATGGACGGTCTGATCGCTGACGCCCATGCCCTCGGTCTCAAGGTCATCCTCGACTTCGTACCGAACCACACCTCGGATGAACACCCGTGGTTTCGCGAAAGCCGCCGCTCGCGCGACAGCGCCTTCCGCGACTGGTACCTCTGGCGCGATCCCGCACCGGGCGGTGGTCCGCCGAACAACTGGCTATCCAATTTCGGCGGGAGCGCATGGGCGTTCGATCCGGTAACGGGCCAGTACTACCTGCATCTCTTCCTCGACAGGCAGCCCGATCTGAACTGGCGCAATCCCGTCGTCCGCGAAGCGATGTACGACGCCATTCGTTTCTGGCTCCGTCGCGGCGTGGATGGCTTCCGCGTGGACGTGCTCTACCACGTTATGAAGGACGCGCAGTTTCGCGACAACCCGATCAATCCCGCCTACCGCGATGGCATCGACTCCGAAGCGAATCGCTTCCTGCCCGTCCACACGGCCGACCTGCCGGAGGTGCTTGGCATCGTCACCGCCATGCGCGAGGTGATCGACGAGTTCCCCGAGCGTGTGTTGATCGGCGAGCTTTACCTGCCACTCGAGCGGATCGTCGCTTATTACGGTGAGAACCTCGACGGGGCGAACCTGCCGTTCAATTTCCTGCTGATCGGTGCGCCGTGGGAGGCGCGCTATATTGCCAGCCTGGTCGAGCGCTACGAGGCGGCGTTGCCGCACGGTGGCTGGCCCAACTGGGTCCTCGGTAATCATGACAAGCCGCGCATCGCCTCACGGGTGGGCGATCTGCAGGCGCGGGTCGCCGCCGTGCTGTTGCTGACCTTACGCGGCACACCGACGATGTATTACGGCGATGAAATCGGCATGCGCGACGGTCTGATCGCGGCGGATCAGGTGCGTGATCCCTTCGAGCTCAACGAGCCCGGCAAAGGCCTCGGTCGCGATCCGCAGCGCACGCCGATGCGTTGGTTTCCTCGCGAAGGCGCGGGCTTCACACGTGGCATCCCGTGGTTGCCGATCGGCGATCATCTCGCCACCTGCAATGTCGCGAGCGAGGCGGAAGATCACGCCTCCTTGTTGTCGCTCTACAAGACGCTGCTTCGCCTGCGTCGTGACAGTCGCGCCCTCAACGTCGGCCGCTTCCAGCTGCTGGCCGTCGATGACGCGGTGATGGTGTACGAGCGCAGCGACGGTGACGATCGCTATGTCGTCGCGCTCAACTTCACCGATACCGAGCGCAAGTTGCCCGTGTCGTGCCCGGGAACGCTGGTGCTATCGACGATACCCGGCCTCTCACTGGCCCTGCTTCGCGCGGGTGAGGCACGGATCTACCGGGCCTGATCAGAGCATCCAGCGAAGGATAGCGATGATGACGATCAGGATCGTGGCGCCCAGCACGATGTGGCGCAGGTAAGGGCCACCGGTCGCGCCGCCATCGTAGCTGGCATCGTCGTAATCGTGCGATGCATCGCGAGGATGGCGGACGAAGGGCAGGCGCAGGCGGCGTCTACGGGGCATGGCGACAATGCTCGTGCTCGGGATGTGTCGGCGCGGTCAAGACTCACTCGCCCACGCGGGATGTGTTCTTCAGTTCCTCGAGGATTTCGGGCCCGCGGACGTCGATATGGTCGAGATTGTTGACGTAGAAACGCACGAAGGGCTTCTCGGCGTCCTTCGGCATCCAGGGCTTGGCCCAGACGAAGACGACACAGTAGCCATCCGCCTCCGCGATAATCTTGTCGAGGCGTGCGCGCAACAGCTTGCGCACGGGATAGGCGTCGATCTCTTTCGCGGTGAGCGTGATGGTCGGCTTCAGCTCGATGTCGTCATGACGGAAGGGGCGCGAGAAGCGCAGGTAATAGCCACCTTCCTTTGTCGCACGCAGGGACGCCGTGCCCCACCAGATGGCCCGCGTGGTGAGCTGGTCGGCCGCTTTCTGCCGATAGACATTTCGGAATAGCGCCTCGTACGTACTGGTTTCCCCACCGATCTCCACGAGCGCCTCGGCAAGGTCCTTGTCACGACGATGCTCGAGAAATTTCTGCACCAGCGACGAGAGACGGTAGTAGTTCCTCGACCGTGCCCGCAGCCCGGCCCCGGCCCCTGGCCTGCTCCCGGTCCCCCTCTCTGTGGGAGCCGATTCATCGGCGATAGGGTGCTCGCCGGAACCCGGCCCGCTGCCGCGGGATCGCCGCTGAAGCGGCTCCCACAAGGGATTGGGGGCGGCAGGTTCGGGCTCCGACCCCGCAGGCACCGACCGGAAGTGACCGGCGGGCCGTTCGGCTTCGAAGAC
Proteins encoded in this window:
- a CDS encoding alpha-amylase family protein; the protein is MINDLWYKNAIIYCLSVGSFQDSNGDGIGDFQGLGRRLDYLQGLGVTAVWLMPFQTSPCKDGGYDISDYYNVDPRYGTLGDFVEFTHAAHQRGMRVLIDLVVNHTSDQHPWFREACRDPASKYRDWYVWSKTRPANANEGMVFPGVQKSTWNYQKKAKAWYFHRFYDFQPDLDTSNPYVQAEILKIMGFWTQLGVSGFRMDAVPFVISTKGADVRKPKEQFDMLRSFRELLQWRQGDAIILGEANVLPKDDLEYFGDDGDRLQMMFNFQVNQNLFYALAAADVRPLAGALEKTKPRPATAQWAMFLRNHDELDLGRLTQRQRDRVFAEFGPDKDMQLYDRGIRRRLAPMLRNDRRRLELAYSLMLTLPGTPVIRYGDEIGMGDDLSLPERECARTPMQWSTERHAGFTDARRPVSKVIAEGPFGFAHVNVAEQRRDPGSLLNWMERVIRMRKEILEVSWGDFEVLPLDDNAILMLRYTWRGNSVLFLHNLSDAPCEAVFTLADNLVNLLSDDHSEAEGKGKHRILLEPYGYRWFREGGLGYILKRKEVDGV
- a CDS encoding alpha-amylase family glycosyl hydrolase, which encodes MTQPLWWQDGVIYQIYPRSFADANGDGIGDLEGIRAKLGYLAELGIRALWISPVFPSPMADFGYDVSDYRGIDPLFGDIESMDGLIADAHALGLKVILDFVPNHTSDEHPWFRESRRSRDSAFRDWYLWRDPAPGGGPPNNWLSNFGGSAWAFDPVTGQYYLHLFLDRQPDLNWRNPVVREAMYDAIRFWLRRGVDGFRVDVLYHVMKDAQFRDNPINPAYRDGIDSEANRFLPVHTADLPEVLGIVTAMREVIDEFPERVLIGELYLPLERIVAYYGENLDGANLPFNFLLIGAPWEARYIASLVERYEAALPHGGWPNWVLGNHDKPRIASRVGDLQARVAAVLLLTLRGTPTMYYGDEIGMRDGLIAADQVRDPFELNEPGKGLGRDPQRTPMRWFPREGAGFTRGIPWLPIGDHLATCNVASEAEDHASLLSLYKTLLRLRRDSRALNVGRFQLLAVDDAVMVYERSDGDDRYVVALNFTDTERKLPVSCPGTLVLSTIPGLSLALLRAGEARIYRA